A window of the Glaciimonas sp. CA11.2 genome harbors these coding sequences:
- a CDS encoding sorbitol dehydrogenase family protein, giving the protein MKPRPDHSIDQRSSQHGTPANNQPDGPSNSHFDNSDNNRAYHQGSHQSDHQFLKRNLPGDTHATPYNDLSVTTSPYRLNRRDLFLLAGASFAVISLPRWLQQASAQTTTSVTTAPNLKTQQQSDFLALSALLTAKLKPNSAVSARLYAVLSAQFVEFEKHSADLWQFVQIKKINDVDALVGAVADNADLSKVLHQIVSAWYLGVVGSGVQAKVIAFDQALMFDPVRDAVVVPTYCRAAPGYWVKKPAQLVAMKARV; this is encoded by the coding sequence ATGAAGCCACGTCCAGATCACTCAATCGACCAACGATCAAGCCAACACGGCACGCCAGCCAACAATCAACCAGACGGTCCATCCAATAGTCATTTTGATAATTCGGATAATAATCGCGCTTACCATCAAGGTAGCCATCAAAGCGACCATCAATTCCTCAAGCGTAACCTTCCTGGCGACACGCATGCAACCCCTTATAATGATTTAAGCGTTACTACATCGCCCTATCGCCTTAATCGACGCGATCTGTTTTTGCTGGCGGGTGCAAGCTTTGCCGTGATAAGTCTGCCACGCTGGTTACAGCAAGCCTCGGCGCAAACAACAACTAGCGTCACCACAGCACCTAATCTGAAAACTCAGCAGCAGAGTGATTTTCTTGCCTTATCTGCATTGCTTACCGCCAAACTGAAACCTAATTCGGCAGTCAGCGCGCGCCTTTATGCGGTGCTCAGTGCGCAATTCGTTGAGTTCGAAAAGCATTCCGCTGATCTATGGCAATTTGTGCAGATCAAAAAAATCAATGATGTTGATGCGTTGGTTGGAGCGGTTGCTGATAACGCTGACCTGAGCAAGGTTTTGCATCAAATCGTCAGTGCCTGGTATTTGGGTGTCGTTGGTAGCGGCGTGCAGGCAAAAGTGATTGCATTTGATCAAGCCCTCATGTTTGATCCGGTACGCGATGCCGTGGTGGTGC
- a CDS encoding L-asparaginase — protein sequence MKPIAPGTVIFHRYRGYGVIVTVNLLTGWISARFGSEIRTLDLNLSSDEIQHADGEPILFRHAPPDRMPHARLMAMLRELHNAGYQRLYLYTWPKPSGMHWRWHLFCGRHNWLERPRREGWYGSGADYNFNPILGWGDNPGASASELASSLAQFDPQGFAQALGDDEEHTRWFATICDALLPDYAFSLAWDANGAGGHAAKAASMPDSLPVIPVRSGVPEYSGPALPWPPGWARLWHGARRTEIQNNIITLKLYD from the coding sequence ATGAAACCTATAGCCCCCGGCACAGTCATCTTTCATCGCTATCGTGGATATGGCGTTATCGTCACGGTCAATTTGCTGACCGGTTGGATTTCGGCGCGTTTCGGTAGCGAAATACGCACGCTTGATCTAAATTTGTCCTCGGACGAGATCCAACATGCAGATGGCGAACCGATACTGTTTCGACATGCCCCGCCGGATCGGATGCCGCATGCGCGCCTGATGGCGATGCTGCGTGAGTTACACAACGCCGGTTATCAGCGTTTGTATTTATACACTTGGCCGAAACCCTCCGGCATGCATTGGCGCTGGCATTTATTTTGTGGCCGCCATAACTGGCTGGAGCGACCACGACGCGAGGGATGGTATGGCTCGGGCGCTGATTACAACTTTAATCCGATTCTGGGATGGGGCGACAATCCCGGAGCCTCGGCCAGTGAACTTGCCAGTTCACTGGCGCAATTCGACCCGCAAGGCTTTGCACAAGCGTTGGGCGATGATGAAGAGCACACGCGTTGGTTCGCCACGATTTGTGATGCGTTATTGCCGGATTATGCGTTTAGTCTGGCTTGGGATGCGAACGGCGCAGGCGGGCACGCGGCAAAGGCTGCAAGCATGCCGGATAGCTTGCCGGTTATCCCGGTCCGTAGCGGAGTACCGGAATACAGCGGACCGGCATTGCCGTGGCCGCCAGGATGGGCAAGGTTGTGGCACGGCGCCAGACGCACCGAGATACAGAACAATATCATCACGCTTAAGCTTTACGATTAA
- a CDS encoding D-2-hydroxyacid dehydrogenase family protein codes for MKIAILDDYQDAVRHLECFALLQDHEVKVFTNSARGSGQLAIRLASFEVLVLIRERTVLSKALLQKLPHLKLISQTGKVSGHIDVDAATALNIAITEGSGDPTAPAELTWALIMAAARRIPQYVHNLQQGLWQTASSEPQFNGLGVALKGRTLGVWGYGKIGRMVAGYGKAFGMRVMIWGRDASRAAALEDGYLVASSKEQFFAEADVLSLHLRLNEATRGIVTAENLAGMKPTAIFVNTSRAELVATDALLPALQQGRPGFAALDVYESEPLKHDSPLLKMDNVLASPHLGYVEKDGYELYFRTALQNVVDFANDTPENVLNPAALANR; via the coding sequence ATGAAAATAGCCATACTTGACGATTATCAAGATGCCGTCAGACATCTCGAATGTTTTGCATTATTACAAGATCATGAAGTGAAGGTATTTACCAACTCTGCGCGTGGAAGCGGCCAGTTAGCGATACGTCTCGCCAGTTTTGAGGTTTTGGTTCTCATTCGTGAGCGGACGGTACTTTCTAAAGCGCTACTACAAAAATTACCCCATTTGAAGCTCATCTCTCAAACCGGAAAAGTAAGTGGTCACATCGATGTAGACGCCGCTACAGCGTTAAATATTGCCATTACAGAGGGATCTGGTGACCCGACTGCACCAGCTGAATTGACTTGGGCATTAATTATGGCGGCGGCACGACGGATACCGCAATACGTGCATAATTTACAACAAGGTTTGTGGCAAACGGCATCGTCAGAACCGCAATTCAACGGTCTCGGTGTTGCCTTGAAAGGGCGCACGTTAGGGGTGTGGGGATACGGAAAAATTGGTCGTATGGTGGCCGGTTATGGAAAAGCATTCGGTATGCGCGTGATGATCTGGGGCCGCGATGCCAGCCGTGCTGCCGCGCTGGAAGATGGCTATCTGGTCGCCAGTTCAAAGGAGCAGTTCTTTGCCGAAGCGGATGTTTTGTCGCTCCATCTGCGCTTGAACGAGGCAACCCGTGGAATCGTCACAGCAGAAAATTTAGCAGGTATGAAGCCGACCGCGATTTTTGTTAATACTAGCCGTGCCGAATTGGTGGCGACTGACGCTTTGTTGCCAGCACTGCAACAAGGACGCCCCGGTTTTGCGGCGCTTGATGTGTATGAGTCCGAGCCTTTGAAGCACGATAGCCCTTTGCTAAAAATGGACAACGTGTTGGCCTCGCCGCATTTAGGATACGTAGAAAAAGACGGGTATGAATTATATTTCCGTACTGCGCTACAGAACGTCGTGGACTTCGCTAACGATACGCCAGAGAACGTATTAAATCCTGCTGCGTTAGCGAATCGCTAA